One genomic segment of Chitinibacter sp. FCG-7 includes these proteins:
- the priB gene encoding primosomal replication protein N, with protein MNLRNQALVEGHLLIRDAIRRTPAGIAMIEGWIIHQSEQSEAGAQRKVDCEIPFVALGDICHQLIKTPTQQAIKCKGFFAARSSKYRQSMVLHITAFEYLN; from the coding sequence TTGAATCTACGAAATCAGGCTTTAGTCGAAGGTCATTTACTGATCAGAGACGCGATACGGCGCACACCAGCGGGCATTGCAATGATTGAAGGATGGATTATTCATCAATCAGAACAAAGCGAAGCTGGCGCGCAGCGCAAAGTGGATTGTGAAATACCTTTTGTTGCGCTTGGCGATATTTGTCATCAATTGATCAAAACGCCCACGCAACAAGCAATTAAATGCAAAGGTTTTTTCGCCGCTCGCAGCAGCAAGTATCGACAAAGCATGGTTTTACACATTACCGCTTTTGAATATTTGAATTGA
- the rpsF gene encoding 30S ribosomal protein S6, producing MRHYEIVFIVHPDQSEQVPAMIERYKSLITTGAGSIHRLEDWGRRQLAYPIQKIHKAHYVLMNIECSQETLEEIEHAFKFNDAVLRHLTLKTDGAVTEASPMMKEEKSKSLTQGAEVQAA from the coding sequence ATGCGACATTATGAAATCGTGTTTATCGTGCACCCAGATCAAAGCGAACAAGTTCCAGCAATGATCGAGCGCTACAAATCACTAATCACTACTGGTGCTGGCTCTATCCACCGCTTGGAAGATTGGGGCCGTCGTCAATTGGCTTACCCAATTCAAAAAATCCACAAAGCACACTATGTGTTGATGAACATTGAATGCAGCCAAGAAACTTTGGAAGAAATCGAACACGCATTCAAATTCAACGATGCAGTTCTTCGCCACCTGACTTTGAAAACAGACGGCGCCGTAACTGAAGCATCTCCGATGATGAAAGAAGAGAAATCAAAATCTCTGACTCAAGGCGCTGAAGTACAAGCTGCTTAA
- the fdxA gene encoding ferredoxin FdxA: MTYVVTDACVKCKYTDCVDVCPVDCFREGPNFLVIDPDECIDCTLCVAECPVEAIYAEDDVPAEMQEYINLNATLAKEWPIIIQKKPPLPEHAEWAAVQGKIDQIER; the protein is encoded by the coding sequence ATGACTTACGTTGTGACCGACGCTTGCGTGAAATGCAAATACACTGACTGCGTAGATGTCTGCCCAGTTGATTGCTTTCGGGAAGGCCCCAATTTTCTGGTTATTGACCCTGACGAATGCATTGACTGTACGCTCTGTGTTGCCGAATGCCCTGTAGAGGCCATCTACGCAGAAGACGACGTACCGGCAGAGATGCAGGAATACATCAATCTCAATGCTACCCTAGCCAAAGAATGGCCCATCATCATCCAGAAAAAGCCCCCATTGCCAGAGCATGCGGAATGGGCAGCGGTTCAAGGAAAAATAGACCAAATTGAGCGCTAA
- the gluQRS gene encoding tRNA glutamyl-Q(34) synthetase GluQRS, producing the protein MSCLIEMNGDVVIKSAYVGRFAPSPTGLLHMGSLMAAVASYLDARVAGGRWLLRIEDLDPPREFSGASNSFIETLLRFGFEWDGEIVWQSQRGARYQQVLDSLLERGLAYPCSCTRKMLQAAGRRGVDGLVYSGLCRSGVSSCASQLAYRLKVPDEVIAVVDRVQQVTAHNLCCDVGDFILRRADQLWAYQLAVVVDDADAGVTDVVRGADLLDSTPRQVYLQQVLGFSTVRYLHIPVITNMRGEKLSKQTCAPALRDGQEVEQLWFALSLLYQNPPLSLRRASLAELWCWAIDAWDVAKFPQKRSVAVTIDDNFEFKFQL; encoded by the coding sequence ATGTCCTGCTTGATCGAGATGAACGGGGATGTGGTGATTAAGTCTGCGTATGTGGGGCGTTTTGCCCCTAGTCCAACAGGTTTGTTGCATATGGGTTCACTCATGGCGGCTGTAGCGAGCTATCTGGACGCTAGAGTTGCTGGCGGGCGGTGGTTGTTAAGAATTGAAGATCTTGACCCTCCGCGTGAATTTTCAGGCGCGTCGAACTCGTTTATTGAGACGCTACTTCGTTTTGGCTTTGAATGGGATGGCGAGATTGTTTGGCAGAGCCAGCGAGGTGCGCGTTACCAACAGGTTCTGGACTCCTTGCTTGAGCGCGGTTTGGCCTACCCCTGTTCTTGCACAAGAAAAATGCTACAAGCGGCGGGGCGGCGTGGGGTTGATGGCTTGGTCTATTCGGGGCTCTGTCGCTCGGGTGTCTCTTCTTGCGCTAGCCAGCTGGCTTATCGTCTGAAGGTGCCCGATGAAGTGATTGCTGTTGTTGACCGGGTTCAGCAAGTCACCGCACACAACCTGTGTTGCGATGTTGGTGATTTTATTCTTAGGCGGGCAGATCAACTCTGGGCCTATCAGCTAGCGGTCGTGGTGGATGATGCCGATGCAGGTGTGACCGATGTTGTGCGCGGTGCAGATCTGCTGGATTCGACGCCCAGGCAGGTGTATCTGCAGCAAGTGCTGGGCTTCTCCACCGTTCGTTATTTGCATATTCCGGTCATTACCAATATGCGGGGGGAGAAATTGAGTAAGCAAACCTGTGCGCCCGCCTTGCGGGATGGCCAGGAGGTTGAGCAGTTATGGTTTGCCTTGAGTCTGTTGTATCAAAATCCGCCCTTATCGCTGCGCCGCGCTTCGTTGGCCGAGTTGTGGTGTTGGGCTATTGATGCGTGGGATGTTGCGAAATTCCCGCAAAAACGTAGCGTAGCTGTGACGATTGATGACAATTTTGAATTTAAATTTCAGCTCTAG
- a CDS encoding FimV/HubP family polar landmark protein, whose amino-acid sequence MQKTPRFKACVLAVAMAALPLFGHAAGLGRLNVLSGLGQPFRGEIDLVSVQPNEADSLVVSLAPPESYSNARIEYPPASLGLRFNIEKRPNGQYYVVVNSSLPIAEPFLDLLVELNWATGRIQREYTALIDPADYAGGVNSSDKTRYASSDLPGTQTRGGIKGAKPKRTKPVVSNQTPVNPSRDEVASSSDAASASTATDSHRVRSGETLGSIARQVQPSGVSLEQVLVGLYKANPSAFDGNMNRLKSGKILNVPSAAQLQQTSKSEAAKEIQVQAADWSAYRGKLAESVSKGPAKVLSEQSGAGKITAKVQDQGANTSDANKDVLKLSKAADAAKKSGDQAKLKALEEEIATRQKALDEANQRVAALQKNVSDMEKLATLKAGATASPVATAQATSDPALVASAASEVASEASSEVVASAVATAKPKRRVQVEAPVAEEPGLFDGLLDNSLALGGGALALVLGGAGLLWARRRQNPGVFEDSIITGGDLKANTVLGSTGGGVISTQATENSFLTDFSRQGLGTIDTDEVDPIAEAEVYMAYGRDAQAEEILKDALHKDPSRHEIRMKLLDIYAARRDATSYEEHASSLFAVTNGQGDLWREAAANGRAIDPENPLYRKEPAGVVDTSLAAPAVVVGASALEEVTAPDLSAVASNELDFELDFDAEQGAAPEALDLSVSPVDLDLAVEASPSPAEATLDAGDDLALDAALDLDVVEPENAPIELAASADDALLSLDLPIDTGSAAEELSAIDQLLDLDLDAELNMSAPEASAITAANDLTEDFAATTELDAFGGFELGADKEAAQLAELPAESLPIAEDLAAEEDDLKLDFNFDLESAEEVSAFDVASASEAPALDLDSTGVDSTFGDISLDLSEAAAAGDLDFAADDPVQTKIDLAKAYIDMGDVEGAREILQEALQEGSDAQQQLAKTLLADL is encoded by the coding sequence GTGCAAAAAACACCTCGATTTAAAGCTTGTGTTCTGGCTGTTGCCATGGCGGCACTACCCTTGTTTGGGCATGCTGCCGGATTGGGGCGATTGAATGTTTTATCGGGTTTGGGGCAGCCGTTTCGTGGCGAGATAGATCTTGTTTCCGTACAGCCCAATGAGGCTGATTCTCTGGTTGTTAGCTTGGCACCACCAGAAAGTTACAGCAATGCACGCATCGAATACCCTCCTGCGTCATTAGGCTTGCGCTTTAATATCGAAAAGCGCCCGAATGGACAATATTATGTTGTCGTCAATTCCTCTCTGCCTATCGCAGAACCTTTCCTTGATTTGCTGGTTGAGCTCAACTGGGCGACTGGTCGCATCCAGCGCGAATACACTGCGTTGATTGATCCTGCTGATTATGCCGGTGGCGTCAATTCAAGCGACAAAACCCGATATGCCAGCTCGGATCTTCCTGGTACGCAAACGCGGGGAGGGATCAAAGGTGCAAAACCAAAGCGGACCAAACCTGTTGTCAGCAATCAGACTCCAGTAAATCCAAGTCGTGACGAAGTGGCTTCGTCAAGCGATGCAGCCAGCGCCTCGACTGCGACAGATTCGCATCGCGTTCGATCTGGGGAGACTCTGGGCTCGATTGCCCGTCAAGTTCAGCCATCTGGCGTAAGTCTGGAGCAGGTGCTGGTGGGTCTATACAAGGCCAATCCATCGGCCTTCGATGGCAATATGAATCGCTTGAAGAGTGGAAAAATTCTGAATGTGCCAAGTGCGGCCCAGTTGCAGCAAACTTCAAAGTCCGAGGCCGCCAAAGAGATCCAGGTTCAGGCTGCGGATTGGAGTGCTTATCGTGGCAAATTGGCTGAGTCCGTGTCGAAAGGCCCTGCCAAGGTATTGAGTGAGCAGTCTGGTGCCGGCAAGATTACCGCCAAAGTTCAGGATCAGGGCGCGAACACCAGCGATGCAAATAAAGATGTTCTTAAGTTGTCAAAAGCTGCTGATGCAGCCAAAAAATCTGGCGACCAGGCCAAGCTGAAGGCTCTGGAGGAGGAAATCGCGACGCGACAAAAAGCGCTTGATGAAGCCAATCAGCGCGTGGCCGCTTTGCAGAAAAATGTCAGTGACATGGAAAAGCTCGCGACTTTGAAGGCTGGAGCGACGGCATCACCTGTGGCAACTGCGCAAGCTACTTCTGACCCCGCGCTGGTTGCCAGTGCTGCCAGCGAAGTGGCAAGCGAAGCAAGTTCGGAGGTGGTTGCAAGTGCTGTGGCTACTGCCAAACCTAAGCGCAGAGTGCAAGTAGAGGCTCCAGTGGCTGAAGAGCCGGGCTTGTTTGATGGTCTGCTTGATAATTCGCTTGCCTTGGGTGGTGGTGCTTTGGCGCTGGTTCTCGGCGGAGCGGGTTTGTTGTGGGCGCGTCGTCGGCAAAATCCTGGTGTGTTTGAGGACAGTATTATCACGGGCGGCGATCTAAAGGCGAATACAGTGCTTGGAAGTACTGGCGGTGGCGTAATCAGTACGCAAGCGACTGAAAATTCGTTCTTGACCGACTTTAGCCGTCAAGGTCTGGGCACGATCGATACCGATGAAGTTGATCCGATTGCCGAAGCGGAAGTTTATATGGCTTACGGTCGCGATGCGCAAGCCGAAGAAATTTTGAAAGACGCCTTGCATAAAGATCCTTCCCGTCATGAAATCCGGATGAAGCTGCTGGATATTTACGCCGCAAGACGTGATGCTACTTCATATGAAGAGCATGCTTCTTCATTGTTTGCGGTGACTAACGGCCAAGGTGATTTGTGGCGCGAGGCGGCTGCCAATGGCCGCGCTATCGATCCAGAAAACCCTTTGTATCGCAAGGAGCCTGCTGGTGTGGTCGATACCAGTTTGGCTGCGCCTGCTGTTGTGGTGGGGGCGTCCGCACTTGAGGAAGTCACTGCGCCGGATTTGAGTGCCGTAGCAAGCAATGAGCTGGACTTTGAGTTGGATTTTGATGCCGAGCAAGGGGCTGCGCCAGAGGCGCTGGATTTGTCTGTGTCGCCTGTCGATCTCGATCTTGCTGTTGAAGCGTCGCCTAGTCCTGCTGAAGCTACGCTAGATGCAGGCGACGATTTGGCATTGGATGCAGCCTTGGATCTGGATGTTGTCGAGCCTGAAAACGCGCCTATCGAGTTGGCTGCAAGTGCAGATGATGCACTGTTGTCTCTGGATCTGCCAATTGATACGGGGTCTGCGGCTGAAGAACTTTCGGCAATTGATCAGTTGCTTGATCTGGATCTGGATGCCGAATTGAATATGAGTGCCCCAGAGGCTTCGGCGATTACTGCTGCGAATGATTTGACTGAAGATTTTGCCGCAACAACCGAGCTTGATGCTTTCGGGGGCTTTGAACTAGGCGCGGATAAAGAGGCCGCCCAATTGGCAGAGCTGCCTGCGGAGTCCTTGCCGATTGCTGAAGATTTGGCAGCTGAAGAGGACGATCTGAAGCTTGATTTTAATTTCGATCTGGAATCGGCAGAAGAAGTGTCAGCATTCGATGTGGCTAGCGCCAGTGAAGCTCCAGCTCTGGATTTGGATAGTACGGGTGTGGATAGCACCTTTGGCGATATCAGCCTTGATCTGAGTGAAGCCGCGGCTGCCGGTGATCTGGATTTTGCTGCTGACGATCCTGTGCAGACCAAGATTGATCTGGCCAAGGCCTATATCGACATGGGTGATGTCGAAGGTGCGCGCGAGATCTTGCAAGAGGCACTGCAGGAAGGTTCGGATGCGCAGCAGCAACTGGCAAAAACACTGCTGGCTGATCTCTGA
- the truA gene encoding tRNA pseudouridine(38-40) synthase TruA: protein MELKRYALAVEYDGRAFNGWQIQPDVATVQGEMERAIGQMAGHALRVHAAGRTDAGVHATRQIVHFDTAVNRPITAWVRGVNSFLPSGIAVLWAQQVSDDFHSRFVATARHYRYLLLQHPVRPSLLAGQVGWIHNSLDLEKISAASRFLLGEHDFSSFRAAECQALSPVKQMLKINIGQQGDLIYFDFSATAFLHHMVRNIMGALLHIGKGNESPEWMQWLIAQQNRSVAPPTFMPDGLYLTGVSYPEKYGLATEPIQRFGLI, encoded by the coding sequence TTGGAATTGAAACGCTACGCTTTAGCTGTTGAGTATGATGGCAGGGCTTTTAATGGCTGGCAAATTCAGCCTGATGTTGCAACAGTGCAAGGTGAAATGGAGCGCGCCATTGGCCAAATGGCTGGGCACGCCTTACGCGTCCATGCTGCAGGGCGGACCGATGCCGGGGTGCATGCCACGCGGCAGATTGTCCATTTTGACACTGCAGTTAACCGGCCGATTACTGCGTGGGTGCGCGGGGTGAATAGCTTTTTGCCGTCGGGCATCGCCGTCCTTTGGGCTCAGCAGGTGTCGGACGATTTTCATTCGCGTTTTGTCGCAACAGCGAGGCATTACCGCTATCTATTGTTGCAGCATCCGGTGCGACCCAGCCTGCTGGCTGGGCAGGTAGGCTGGATTCACAATTCGCTGGATCTGGAAAAAATCTCGGCAGCCAGCCGCTTTTTGCTGGGCGAGCACGATTTCAGTAGTTTTCGTGCCGCTGAGTGTCAGGCACTCTCGCCGGTGAAGCAAATGCTGAAAATTAATATTGGTCAGCAAGGCGATCTGATTTATTTTGATTTTTCGGCCACCGCTTTTCTGCATCATATGGTTAGAAATATCATGGGTGCCTTATTGCATATTGGTAAAGGCAATGAGTCGCCAGAGTGGATGCAGTGGCTCATTGCACAGCAAAACCGCAGTGTGGCACCGCCGACGTTTATGCCGGATGGTTTATATCTGACCGGGGTGAGTTATCCCGAGAAATACGGTTTGGCGACTGAGCCGATCCAGCGTTTTGGTCTGATTTGA
- a CDS encoding phosphoribosylanthranilate isomerase has translation MAIPRIKVCGLRDRETLLQTIALGADAIGLVFYPPSPRYVTIEQAKELAAALPAFTTAVALFVNAEADFVSAVLENVPIDLLQFHGDESLADCVQFGRPFIKVLRVKPDINLVEYAQSYVHPLCRGIMLDAWVDGVPGGTGEAFDWQILPESLPLPLILSGGLHADNVANAVRQVKPWAVDVSSGVESSKGVKDLERVCAFINAVHSVR, from the coding sequence ATGGCTATTCCCCGTATTAAGGTTTGCGGTCTGCGTGATCGCGAGACGCTGCTACAAACTATTGCATTGGGTGCCGATGCGATTGGTCTTGTTTTTTATCCACCCAGCCCACGCTATGTCACCATAGAGCAAGCCAAAGAGCTGGCGGCGGCTTTGCCTGCCTTTACAACGGCGGTGGCGTTGTTTGTGAATGCAGAGGCTGATTTTGTCAGCGCCGTGTTGGAAAACGTCCCGATCGACTTACTGCAGTTCCACGGCGATGAGAGTTTGGCCGATTGTGTGCAATTTGGTCGCCCATTTATCAAGGTGCTCAGGGTAAAACCTGACATAAATTTGGTAGAATACGCGCAAAGTTATGTTCATCCTTTGTGTCGTGGCATTATGCTCGACGCTTGGGTTGATGGCGTTCCCGGCGGCACTGGTGAAGCGTTTGATTGGCAAATTTTGCCCGAAAGTTTGCCGCTGCCGCTGATTTTGTCGGGTGGTTTGCACGCTGATAATGTGGCCAATGCAGTGCGGCAAGTGAAGCCCTGGGCTGTTGACGTCTCTAGTGGCGTTGAGAGCAGCAAGGGGGTTAAAGATTTAGAGCGGGTTTGTGCATTTATTAATGCTGTACACAGTGTGAGATAA
- the trpB gene encoding tryptophan synthase subunit beta: MNDKYQQPDQRGHFGQHGGIYVAETLMPALDELKQEFEAAIKDPVFMAEYRHDLKHYVGRPSPIYHAERWSKAIGGAQIYLKREDLNHTGAHKVNNTIGQALLARRMGKKRVIAETGAGQHGVASATVAARYGMECVVYMGAEDVARQAPNVFRMKLLGATVVAVESGTRTLKDAMNEAMRDWVTNVDSTYYIIGTAAGPHPYPQLVRDFQVVIGEECKAQMQEMLGRQPDAVIACVGGGSNAIGIFHPYIEVPGVRLIGVEAGGDGVETGRHAAPLTSNAKAGVLHGQRSYLMHDENGQISETHSMSAGLDYPGVGPEHSYLKDIGRAEYVAINDDEAMQAFHDLCKYEGIIPALESSHALAQAAKMAATMRPDEILLVNLSGRGDKDIPTIAKKLGIQL, from the coding sequence ATGAACGATAAATATCAGCAACCGGATCAGCGTGGACACTTTGGTCAGCATGGCGGCATTTATGTCGCTGAAACTTTGATGCCTGCGCTGGACGAACTCAAGCAAGAGTTTGAGGCCGCAATCAAAGACCCGGTATTTATGGCCGAATATCGCCACGATCTGAAACATTACGTTGGCCGTCCTAGCCCGATTTATCATGCCGAGCGGTGGTCAAAGGCTATCGGTGGCGCGCAAATTTATCTCAAGCGCGAAGATTTGAATCACACTGGCGCACACAAAGTCAACAACACCATCGGTCAAGCCTTATTGGCGCGTCGGATGGGTAAAAAACGCGTGATTGCCGAAACCGGCGCAGGTCAGCATGGCGTGGCTTCAGCGACCGTCGCTGCGCGTTATGGCATGGAATGTGTCGTGTATATGGGCGCAGAAGACGTTGCGCGCCAGGCGCCGAATGTATTCCGTATGAAATTGCTCGGCGCGACCGTTGTTGCCGTTGAATCCGGCACGCGGACGTTGAAAGACGCAATGAACGAAGCCATGCGTGACTGGGTCACCAATGTGGACTCGACGTATTACATCATCGGTACTGCGGCAGGCCCGCACCCGTATCCGCAATTGGTGCGCGATTTTCAGGTCGTGATCGGCGAAGAATGTAAAGCGCAAATGCAGGAAATGCTAGGCCGTCAGCCTGATGCGGTGATTGCCTGTGTCGGCGGTGGCTCGAACGCGATTGGTATTTTCCACCCTTATATCGAAGTGCCTGGCGTGCGCCTGATCGGCGTTGAAGCCGGTGGTGACGGTGTAGAAACCGGCCGTCACGCCGCACCGCTGACGTCGAACGCTAAAGCCGGCGTGCTGCACGGCCAGCGCTCTTACCTGATGCACGACGAAAATGGCCAGATTTCCGAGACGCATTCGATGTCGGCGGGTCTGGATTATCCGGGCGTTGGTCCGGAACATAGCTATCTGAAAGACATTGGCCGCGCAGAATATGTGGCGATCAATGACGATGAAGCGATGCAGGCTTTCCACGATTTGTGCAAATACGAGGGGATTATCCCGGCGCTTGAGTCCAGTCATGCGCTGGCCCAAGCAGCGAAAATGGCCGCCACCATGCGCCCGGATGAAATCCTGCTGGTGAATTTGTCGGGGCGTGGTGATAAAGATATTCCGACGATTGCGAAAAAACTCGGCATTCAACTCTAA
- the trpA gene encoding tryptophan synthase subunit alpha → MSRIESVMQNLKAANRQALIPFITAGDPAPASTVGLMHALVAGGADILELGVPFSDPMADGPVIQRASERALKHNVSLRDVLAYVAEFRQTNASTPVVLMGYANPVEAMGYEAFATAAVAAGVDGVLTVDMPPEEAEESVSVYKKHGLDPIFLLAPTTPESRVKEVARMASGYVYYVSLKGVTGSANLDVANVAEKLDFLKQYLNIPIGVGFGIRDAESAKNVAKIADAVVIGSRLVQEVEQGEAGLASRLTEFLSGVRAAMDTARV, encoded by the coding sequence ATGTCACGTATTGAATCGGTAATGCAAAACCTCAAGGCGGCCAATCGCCAGGCCTTGATTCCGTTTATTACTGCGGGCGATCCTGCGCCTGCCAGTACCGTGGGTCTGATGCATGCGCTGGTCGCTGGCGGCGCAGATATTCTGGAATTGGGCGTGCCGTTCTCTGATCCGATGGCCGACGGCCCGGTGATTCAGCGCGCGTCCGAGCGTGCCTTAAAGCACAATGTTTCGCTACGCGATGTGTTGGCTTATGTGGCCGAATTTCGCCAAACCAATGCCAGCACACCGGTGGTGCTGATGGGTTATGCCAATCCGGTTGAAGCGATGGGTTATGAAGCTTTCGCAACTGCCGCCGTTGCTGCGGGTGTTGACGGTGTTCTCACGGTTGATATGCCGCCCGAAGAGGCCGAAGAGTCCGTCTCCGTCTATAAAAAACACGGCCTTGATCCAATTTTCCTCTTGGCGCCGACAACGCCGGAATCGCGCGTCAAGGAAGTGGCACGAATGGCCAGCGGCTATGTGTATTACGTTTCATTGAAAGGCGTCACCGGCTCGGCCAATCTGGACGTTGCCAATGTGGCCGAAAAGCTTGATTTCCTAAAGCAATATCTAAATATTCCAATTGGTGTCGGTTTTGGCATTCGCGATGCCGAATCGGCCAAAAATGTCGCCAAAATTGCCGATGCCGTCGTGATCGGTTCGCGTTTGGTGCAAGAAGTTGAGCAGGGTGAAGCAGGGCTTGCAAGCCGCCTCACCGAGTTCCTGTCTGGCGTACGCGCTGCAATGGATACAGCCCGCGTCTGA